In Streptomyces sp. NBC_00091, the following proteins share a genomic window:
- the sucD gene encoding succinate--CoA ligase subunit alpha has translation MAIFLNKDSKVIVQGMTGATGMKHTKLMLADGTNIVGGVNPRKAGTTVDFDVPSETGDSTSVEVPVFGSVAEAMEKTGANVSVLFVPPAFAKAAVVEAIDAEIPLAVVITEGIAVHDSAAFWAYATAKGNKTRIIGPNCPGLITPGQSNAGIIPGDITKPGKIGLVSKSGTLTYQMMYELRDIGFTSAVGIGGDPVIGTTHIDALEAFEADPETELIVMIGEIGGDAEERAADFIAKNVTKPVVGYVAGFTAPEGKTMGHAGAIVSGSSGTAQAKKEALEAAGVKVGKTPTETAKLAREILNAAQ, from the coding sequence ATGGCTATCTTCCTCAACAAGGACAGCAAGGTCATCGTCCAGGGCATGACCGGTGCCACGGGCATGAAGCACACCAAGCTGATGCTGGCTGACGGCACCAACATCGTCGGCGGCGTGAACCCGCGCAAGGCCGGCACCACCGTCGACTTCGACGTCCCGTCGGAGACGGGCGACTCGACTTCCGTCGAGGTCCCGGTCTTCGGCTCGGTCGCCGAGGCGATGGAAAAGACGGGCGCCAACGTCTCCGTCCTCTTCGTCCCGCCGGCCTTCGCCAAGGCCGCCGTCGTCGAGGCCATCGACGCCGAGATCCCGCTGGCCGTCGTCATCACCGAGGGCATCGCGGTGCACGACTCCGCCGCCTTCTGGGCGTACGCGACCGCCAAGGGCAACAAGACCCGGATCATCGGCCCGAACTGCCCGGGTCTGATCACCCCCGGCCAGTCCAACGCCGGCATCATCCCGGGCGACATCACCAAGCCCGGCAAGATCGGTCTCGTGTCCAAGTCGGGCACGCTGACCTACCAGATGATGTACGAGCTGCGCGACATCGGCTTCACCTCCGCCGTCGGCATCGGTGGCGACCCGGTCATCGGCACCACGCACATCGACGCCCTGGAGGCCTTCGAGGCCGACCCGGAGACCGAGCTCATCGTCATGATCGGCGAGATCGGCGGCGACGCCGAGGAGCGTGCGGCGGACTTCATCGCGAAGAACGTCACCAAGCCGGTCGTCGGTTACGTCGCGGGCTTCACCGCCCCCGAGGGCAAGACCATGGGCCACGCCGGCGCCATCGTCTCCGGTTCTTCTGGCACCGCACAGGCCAAGAAGGAGGCCCTCGAGGCCGCGGGCGTGAAGGTCGGCAAGACGCCGACCGAGACCGCCAAGCTGGCGCGCGAGATCCTGAACGCCGCCCAGTAG
- the sucC gene encoding ADP-forming succinate--CoA ligase subunit beta — protein sequence MDLFEYQARDLFAKHGVPVLAGEVIDTPEAAREATEKLGGKSVVKAQVKVGGRGKAGGVKLAATPDEAVARATDILGMDIKGHTVHKVMIAETAPEILEEYYVSYLLDRTNRTFLAMASVAGGMDIEQVAEETPEKLAKVPVNANEGVTIEKAREIVALAQFPAEVAEQVAEVLVTLWATFIAEDALLVEVNPLAKVANGDVIALDGKVSLDENAEFRQPGHEEFVDHAAANPLEAAAKAKNLNYVKLDGEVGIIGNGAGLVMSTLDVVAYAGENHGGVKPANFLDIGGGASAAVMANGLEIILGDPDVKSVFVNVFGGITACDEVANGIVQALQLLEDRGEAVTKPLVVRLDGNNAELGRKILSDANHPLVQRVDTMDGAADKAAELAAAK from the coding sequence GTGGACCTGTTCGAGTACCAGGCGAGGGACCTCTTCGCCAAGCACGGTGTACCGGTGCTGGCCGGTGAAGTCATCGACACGCCTGAGGCGGCTCGCGAGGCCACCGAGAAGCTGGGCGGCAAGTCGGTCGTCAAGGCCCAGGTGAAGGTCGGCGGCCGCGGCAAGGCCGGTGGCGTGAAGCTCGCCGCCACCCCCGACGAGGCCGTCGCACGCGCGACGGACATCCTCGGCATGGACATCAAGGGCCACACGGTCCACAAGGTGATGATCGCCGAGACCGCGCCGGAGATCCTCGAGGAGTACTACGTCTCGTACCTCCTCGACCGGACCAACCGCACCTTCCTGGCCATGGCCTCGGTTGCGGGCGGCATGGACATCGAGCAGGTCGCCGAGGAGACCCCGGAGAAGCTCGCCAAGGTCCCGGTGAACGCCAACGAGGGCGTGACCATCGAGAAGGCCCGCGAGATCGTCGCGCTGGCGCAGTTCCCGGCCGAGGTCGCCGAGCAGGTCGCCGAGGTCCTCGTGACCCTGTGGGCGACCTTCATCGCCGAGGACGCGCTCCTCGTCGAGGTCAACCCGCTCGCGAAGGTCGCCAACGGCGACGTCATCGCGCTCGACGGCAAGGTCTCGCTCGACGAGAACGCCGAGTTCCGCCAGCCGGGCCACGAGGAGTTCGTGGACCACGCGGCCGCGAACCCGCTCGAGGCCGCCGCCAAGGCGAAGAACCTCAACTACGTCAAGCTTGACGGCGAGGTCGGCATCATCGGCAACGGCGCGGGTCTCGTCATGAGCACCCTCGACGTCGTCGCGTACGCCGGTGAGAACCATGGCGGCGTCAAGCCCGCCAACTTCCTCGACATCGGCGGTGGCGCCTCCGCCGCCGTCATGGCCAACGGCCTCGAGATCATCCTGGGCGACCCGGACGTCAAGTCCGTGTTCGTCAACGTCTTCGGTGGCATCACCGCGTGTGACGAGGTCGCCAACGGCATCGTCCAGGCGCTGCAGCTGCTCGAGGACCGGGGCGAGGCGGTCACCAAGCCGCTGGTCGTCCGCCTCGACGGCAACAACGCCGAGCTGGGTCGCAAGATCCTCTCGGACGCCAACCACCCGCTGGTCCAGCGCGTGGACACCATGGACGGCGCGGCCGACAAGGCCGCCGAGCTCGCGGCTGCGAAGTAA
- a CDS encoding VWA domain-containing protein — MTERDPETAGGERLRRWRLVLGGGECDGTGRALSGRDAAMDGALEALYGGGAGRPQGERSAGLGGSAPRVARWLGDIRTYFPGPVVQVMQRDAIERLGLSALLLEPEMLEAVEPDVHLVGTLLSLNKAMPDTTKETARAVVRKVVEQLEKRLATRTRATLTGALDRSARISRPRHRDIDWDRTIRANLKNYLPEYRTVVPERLVGYGRASQSVKKEVILCIDQSGSMAASVVYASVFGAVLASMRSIATRLVVFDTAVVDLTDQLDDPVDVLFGTQLGGGTDINRALAYCQSKITRPADTVVVLISDLYEGGIRNEMLKRVAAMKGAGVEFVTLLALSDEGAPAYDREHAAALAALGAPAFACTPDLFPEVMAAALEKRPLPIP, encoded by the coding sequence ATGACGGAGAGGGACCCGGAAACCGCCGGAGGCGAGCGGCTGCGCCGATGGCGGCTGGTGCTCGGCGGCGGCGAGTGCGACGGGACGGGCCGCGCGCTGAGCGGGCGGGACGCGGCGATGGACGGGGCGCTGGAGGCGCTCTACGGCGGCGGTGCCGGCCGGCCCCAGGGGGAGCGGTCGGCCGGGCTCGGGGGCAGCGCGCCGCGCGTGGCGCGCTGGCTCGGGGACATCCGTACGTACTTCCCCGGCCCGGTGGTCCAGGTCATGCAGCGGGACGCCATCGAGCGGCTCGGCCTGTCCGCGCTCCTGCTGGAGCCGGAGATGCTCGAGGCGGTCGAGCCGGACGTCCACCTGGTCGGCACCCTGCTGTCGCTGAACAAGGCCATGCCCGACACCACCAAGGAGACGGCGCGGGCCGTGGTCCGCAAGGTGGTCGAACAGCTGGAGAAGCGCCTCGCGACCCGCACCCGGGCCACCCTCACGGGCGCACTGGACCGCTCGGCGCGGATCAGCCGCCCCCGCCACCGGGACATCGACTGGGACCGGACCATCCGGGCCAACCTGAAGAACTACCTCCCCGAGTACCGGACCGTCGTGCCCGAGCGGCTCGTCGGCTACGGCCGGGCCTCGCAGTCGGTGAAGAAGGAGGTGATCCTCTGCATCGACCAGTCGGGCTCGATGGCGGCCTCGGTCGTCTACGCCTCCGTCTTCGGGGCGGTCCTCGCCTCCATGCGGTCGATCGCCACCCGGCTCGTCGTCTTCGACACGGCGGTGGTCGACCTGACCGATCAGCTCGACGACCCGGTCGACGTCCTGTTCGGCACCCAGCTCGGCGGCGGCACCGACATCAACCGCGCCCTCGCCTACTGCCAGTCGAAGATCACCCGGCCAGCCGACACGGTCGTCGTCCTGATCAGTGACCTCTACGAGGGCGGCATACGCAACGAGATGCTGAAGCGGGTGGCCGCGATGAAGGGGGCCGGTGTGGAGTTCGTGACCCTGCTCGCACTGTCCGACGAGGGCGCCCCCGCCTACGACCGCGAGCACGCGGCGGCACTGGCCGCGCTGGGCGCGCCCGCCTTCGCCTGCACCCCCGACCTGTTCCCGGAGGTGATGGCGGCCGCGCTGGAGAAGCGCCCCCTGCCGATCCCCTGA
- a CDS encoding DUF5682 family protein — MSPGAAGPLLLGVRHHGPGSARAVRAALDRAQPRAVLIEGPPEGDALLALAAEPGMRPPVALLAHAADDPGRAAFWPLAAFSPEWVAIRWAPAREVPVRFIDLPATHTLAAGPEGDEPDSLPVDPLGVLARTAGYEDPEHWWEDVVEHRATGEARDPLAAFEAVAEAMEALRETYGDGGRSRDLVREAYMRQRMRAARREFGEDYAVVCGAWHVPALRARSTVAADKALLGGLPKVKVETTWVPWTHRRLARAGGYGAGITSPGWYAHLFAARDRPVERWLTKVAGLLREEDRQVSSAHVIEAVRLAETLAAVRGRPLPGLTETLEAVRAVMCDGSDIPLALVEDRLVVGDVLGEVPDAAPVVPLQRDLTRRQRSLRLKAEAQRRDLELDLRKDSDAAKSLLLHRLRLLGVDWGIPTASRGGTGTFRETWRLCWEPELSVRVAEAGIWGTTVLGAATARAEADAAGAEELGEVTALAERCLLAGLSQALPAVLRALADRAALDTDVARLAKALPALARSLRYGDVRGTDAAALGTVAAGLAERICVALPPACAAGLDADGAAELRGHIDGVHGAVGLLADTDQGLRERWSAVLRTLAGRESVPGQIRGRAARLLLDEGRLPAEETARLMGLALSPAGSPADAAGWIEGFAGGGAGGGTLLVHDERLLGLIDAWLVSVPEGAFIDVLPLLRRTFGAYEPGVKRTLGELVRRGPGARAASAASGAAPAGFAPDLDPARADAMVGLARLLLTAAAA; from the coding sequence ATGAGCCCGGGGGCCGCGGGGCCGCTGCTGCTGGGCGTGCGCCACCACGGGCCCGGCTCCGCCCGGGCCGTACGCGCCGCCCTGGACCGGGCGCAGCCGCGGGCCGTGCTGATCGAGGGGCCGCCCGAGGGGGACGCGCTGCTCGCGCTGGCCGCCGAGCCCGGGATGCGCCCGCCCGTCGCCCTGCTCGCGCACGCGGCGGACGATCCCGGCCGGGCCGCGTTCTGGCCGCTGGCCGCCTTCTCCCCGGAGTGGGTCGCCATCCGCTGGGCGCCGGCCCGGGAGGTGCCGGTGCGCTTCATCGACCTGCCGGCCACGCACACGCTGGCCGCCGGGCCCGAGGGCGACGAGCCGGACTCCCTGCCCGTGGACCCGCTCGGTGTGCTGGCCCGGACCGCCGGGTACGAGGATCCCGAGCACTGGTGGGAGGACGTGGTCGAGCACCGGGCCACGGGGGAGGCCAGGGACCCGCTGGCCGCCTTCGAGGCCGTGGCGGAGGCCATGGAAGCCCTGCGCGAGACCTACGGGGACGGCGGCCGGTCCCGCGACCTGGTCCGCGAGGCGTACATGCGCCAGCGGATGCGGGCGGCCCGCCGGGAGTTCGGCGAGGACTACGCCGTGGTGTGCGGCGCCTGGCACGTCCCGGCGCTGCGGGCCAGGTCCACGGTGGCGGCGGACAAGGCACTGCTCGGCGGGCTGCCCAAGGTCAAGGTGGAGACCACCTGGGTGCCGTGGACCCACCGCAGGCTCGCCCGGGCCGGCGGATACGGCGCGGGCATCACCTCGCCGGGCTGGTACGCGCACCTCTTCGCGGCCCGCGACCGGCCGGTGGAGCGGTGGCTGACCAAGGTCGCCGGACTGCTGCGGGAGGAGGACCGGCAGGTCTCCTCGGCGCACGTCATCGAGGCCGTGCGGCTGGCCGAGACCCTGGCCGCCGTGCGGGGCCGCCCGCTGCCCGGGCTCACCGAGACCCTGGAGGCGGTCCGGGCCGTGATGTGCGACGGCTCCGACATACCGCTCGCGCTGGTCGAGGACCGGCTCGTGGTCGGGGACGTGCTCGGCGAGGTCCCGGACGCGGCGCCCGTCGTACCGCTCCAGCGGGACCTCACCCGCCGGCAGCGCTCCCTGCGGCTCAAGGCCGAGGCGCAGCGGCGCGACCTGGAGCTGGACCTGCGCAAGGACTCCGACGCGGCCAAGTCCCTGCTGTTGCACCGGCTGCGGCTGCTCGGGGTCGACTGGGGCATACCCACCGCCTCCCGCGGCGGCACGGGCACTTTCCGGGAGACCTGGCGCCTGTGCTGGGAGCCGGAGCTGTCGGTGCGGGTCGCCGAGGCCGGGATCTGGGGCACCACCGTCCTGGGGGCGGCCACCGCCAGGGCGGAGGCCGACGCGGCGGGCGCCGAGGAGCTGGGAGAGGTCACGGCTCTGGCCGAGCGGTGCCTGCTGGCCGGGCTGTCGCAGGCGCTGCCCGCCGTACTGCGGGCGCTCGCGGACCGGGCCGCCCTGGACACCGACGTGGCGCGGCTGGCCAAGGCGCTGCCCGCGCTGGCGCGTTCGCTGCGGTACGGGGACGTGCGGGGGACGGACGCGGCGGCCCTCGGCACGGTCGCCGCCGGGCTGGCCGAGCGGATCTGCGTGGCCCTGCCGCCGGCCTGCGCCGCCGGGCTCGACGCCGACGGGGCGGCGGAGCTCCGGGGCCACATCGACGGGGTGCACGGAGCGGTCGGGCTGCTGGCCGACACGGACCAGGGGCTCCGGGAGCGCTGGTCGGCGGTGCTGCGGACGCTGGCCGGGCGGGAGAGCGTACCCGGGCAGATACGCGGCCGGGCCGCGCGGCTGCTGCTGGACGAGGGCCGGCTCCCGGCGGAGGAGACGGCGCGGCTGATGGGGCTCGCCCTGTCCCCAGCGGGCTCCCCGGCCGACGCGGCGGGCTGGATCGAGGGGTTCGCCGGCGGGGGAGCGGGCGGCGGGACGCTGCTGGTCCACGACGAGCGGCTGCTGGGCCTGATCGACGCCTGGCTGGTGTCGGTGCCGGAGGGCGCCTTCATCGACGTACTGCCGCTGCTGCGGCGCACCTTCGGGGCGTACGAGCCGGGTGTGAAGCGGACCCTGGGCGAGCTGGTCCGGCGCGGCCCGGGCGCCCGTGCGGCGTCCGCGGCCTCCGGGGCGGCCCCCGCGGGCTTCGCCCCGGACCTGGACCCGGCCCGGGCCGACGCGATGGTCGGGCTGGCCCGGCTCCTGCTCACTGCTGCGGCCGCCTGA
- a CDS encoding AAA family ATPase — protein sequence MTTPENGTGTEVLRPHAEDAFAHELKALAAADDRPRPARWKLSPWAVATYLQGGTLADGTVITPKYVGPRRIVEVAVTTLATDRALLLLGVPGTAKTWVSEHLAAAVSGDSTLLVQGTAGTPEEAIRYGWNYARLLAHGPSREALVPSPVMRAMAEGMTARVEELTRIPADVQDTLITVLSEKTLPIPELGDEVQAVRGFNLIATANDRDRGVNELSSALRRRFNTVVLPLPATADAEVDIVARRVDQMGRALDLPAAPEGLEEIRRVVTVFRELRDGVTDDGRTKVKSPSGTLSTAEAISVVTGGLALAAHFGDGVLRPTDVAAGILGAVVRDPAADRVVWQEYLEAVVRERDGWKDFYRACREVTA from the coding sequence ATGACCACGCCCGAGAACGGCACCGGTACCGAGGTACTGCGCCCGCACGCCGAAGACGCCTTCGCGCACGAACTGAAAGCCCTGGCAGCCGCCGACGACCGGCCCCGCCCGGCCCGCTGGAAGCTCTCCCCGTGGGCCGTGGCCACCTACCTGCAGGGCGGCACGCTCGCCGACGGCACCGTCATCACACCCAAGTACGTCGGCCCGCGCCGGATCGTCGAGGTCGCCGTCACCACGCTCGCGACCGACCGGGCCCTGCTCCTGCTCGGCGTCCCCGGCACCGCCAAGACCTGGGTGTCCGAACACCTCGCCGCCGCCGTCAGCGGCGACTCCACCCTCCTGGTCCAGGGCACGGCCGGAACCCCCGAGGAGGCCATCCGCTACGGCTGGAACTACGCCCGCCTCCTCGCCCACGGCCCCAGCCGCGAAGCCCTCGTCCCCAGCCCCGTCATGCGGGCCATGGCCGAGGGCATGACCGCCCGGGTCGAGGAGCTCACGCGCATCCCCGCCGACGTCCAGGACACCCTCATCACCGTCCTGTCCGAGAAGACGCTCCCGATACCGGAGCTCGGCGATGAGGTGCAGGCCGTGCGCGGCTTCAACCTCATCGCCACCGCCAACGACCGCGACCGCGGGGTGAACGAGCTCTCCAGCGCGCTGCGCCGCCGCTTCAACACCGTGGTGCTGCCCCTGCCGGCCACCGCCGACGCCGAGGTGGACATCGTCGCCCGCCGCGTGGACCAGATGGGCCGCGCCCTGGACCTGCCCGCCGCGCCCGAGGGCCTGGAGGAGATCCGCCGCGTCGTCACCGTCTTCCGGGAGCTGCGCGACGGGGTCACCGACGACGGCCGCACCAAGGTGAAGTCGCCGAGCGGCACCCTCTCCACCGCCGAGGCCATCTCCGTGGTCACCGGCGGACTGGCCCTGGCCGCGCACTTCGGGGACGGCGTCCTGCGCCCCACCGACGTGGCCGCCGGGATCCTCGGCGCCGTCGTCCGCGACCCGGCCGCCGACCGGGTCGTCTGGCAGGAGTACCTCGAGGCGGTCGTGCGCGAGCGGGACGGCTGGAAGGACTTCTACCGCGCCTGCCGGGAGGTGACGGCATGA
- a CDS encoding SWIM zinc finger family protein, with translation MTEQGVRWTAEQVLALAPDEASRKAGGRLGGGGPWSQTGGSASGAVWGLCKGSGSKPYRTVVDLTGPAYNCSCPSRKFPCKHALGLLLLWAAEGLGDPAEAPDWAEQWLAGRAAKAARPAAAAAGPVDAEAARKRAERRAERIGAGVTELEQRLVDLLRGGIAGQQQAGYAPWEEAAARMVDAQAPGLAAQVRELGAIPGCGPGWPARMLEEFALLHLLDRGWLGVSGLPEPLAATVRSRVGLPSPAEGEAVRDHWLVLAQYDSVSPDGRLTTRRIWLRGLESGRPALVLDFGPPGRPPALALPVGLVLEAEARFRPGSAGLRADLGDRTAAAVPAARTPPGVGTGEALEAYGAALREDPWLDSWPVVLGPVIPIPGEGGEGAWQLADAQGTSALPVALAAGRSRSGLWQLAALSGGGPVTVFGECGHRGFTPLTAWQPGSAEPVALA, from the coding sequence ATGACTGAGCAGGGGGTCCGCTGGACGGCGGAACAGGTACTGGCTCTGGCTCCTGACGAGGCATCACGCAAGGCGGGGGGCAGGCTGGGAGGAGGGGGTCCGTGGTCACAGACCGGAGGTTCCGCTTCCGGTGCGGTGTGGGGGTTGTGCAAGGGCAGCGGCAGCAAGCCGTACCGGACGGTCGTCGACCTGACGGGGCCCGCGTACAACTGCTCCTGCCCGAGCCGGAAGTTCCCGTGCAAGCACGCGCTGGGGCTGCTGCTGCTCTGGGCGGCGGAGGGGCTGGGCGATCCGGCCGAGGCTCCGGACTGGGCGGAGCAGTGGCTGGCCGGGCGGGCGGCGAAGGCCGCGCGCCCGGCGGCCGCCGCGGCCGGCCCGGTGGACGCGGAGGCGGCCCGCAAGCGGGCGGAGCGGCGGGCCGAGCGCATCGGCGCGGGCGTCACCGAGCTGGAGCAGCGGCTCGTGGACCTGTTGCGCGGCGGGATCGCCGGACAGCAGCAGGCCGGATACGCGCCATGGGAGGAGGCAGCGGCCCGGATGGTCGACGCCCAGGCGCCCGGACTGGCCGCGCAGGTAAGGGAGTTGGGAGCAATACCCGGTTGCGGCCCCGGCTGGCCCGCCCGGATGCTTGAGGAGTTCGCGCTGCTGCACCTGCTGGACAGGGGCTGGCTGGGGGTGTCCGGGCTGCCGGAGCCGCTGGCCGCCACCGTCCGGAGCCGGGTGGGGCTGCCGTCCCCGGCGGAGGGTGAGGCCGTCCGGGACCACTGGCTCGTACTGGCCCAGTACGACTCGGTGTCCCCGGACGGCCGTCTCACCACCCGCCGGATATGGCTGCGCGGGCTGGAGAGCGGACGACCGGCGCTGGTACTGGACTTCGGCCCGCCCGGGCGGCCGCCGGCACTGGCGCTGCCCGTCGGGCTGGTGCTGGAGGCGGAAGCCCGCTTCCGGCCCGGATCGGCGGGGCTGCGGGCGGATTTGGGGGACCGTACCGCGGCCGCGGTACCGGCCGCCCGCACTCCGCCCGGGGTCGGCACCGGCGAGGCCCTGGAGGCCTACGGGGCCGCGCTGCGGGAGGACCCGTGGCTCGACTCCTGGCCGGTGGTCCTCGGCCCCGTGATCCCGATACCGGGAGAAGGGGGCGAGGGGGCCTGGCAGCTCGCGGACGCGCAGGGGACGTCCGCACTGCCGGTGGCGCTCGCCGCGGGCCGCTCGCGGTCCGGGCTGTGGCAGCTGGCCGCCCTCTCGGGCGGCGGCCCCGTCACGGTCTTCGGCGAGTGCGGCCACCGGGGCTTCACCCCGCTGACGGCCTGGCAGCCCGGCTCGGCGGAGCCGGTGGCACTGGCCTGA
- a CDS encoding DUF5691 domain-containing protein, producing the protein MGKGDEGYRDWEELVTAALLGTERRGGSPEELLDAAAVQTLRRRAGLRPAEAARRPRPAPRDPRPAPPDAARRRLAQLLAGRTAAGGANGRRGAAPDLTELLPQWLAAAGRHGYRAPSALVPALLDAARARTDLRPQALALAGARGLWLARLNPEWRFALRGAAGGSGELPDPADREAVARLWEEGLFAERVALLGAVRAHEPAAAPRLLATTWATERAEDRLMFLDSLRAGLSEEDEPFLEAALGDRSRNVRATAAELLSALPGSALAGRMAERALACVGPEAVVPPAECDAGMLRDGVVKRPPAGRGERAWWLGQLVEAAPLSCWRERFGGLGPAEIVALPVAEGWAEELHAAWCRAAVRQRDPQWSKALLGAASAPPAAGPGTASLAERAKLLETLPEEERAEWVAEFVRAHGLSEAFQLLGVCLVPWAGALGRAVVDALDAAREAGSYPWSFSGVMGLAERCLDPAEADRLEALTATAQEPPEASPGAAAYWAEAFQRLVATLRLRAAMLTELATARPS; encoded by the coding sequence ATGGGCAAGGGTGACGAGGGATACCGGGACTGGGAGGAGCTGGTCACTGCCGCGCTGCTGGGTACCGAGCGGCGGGGCGGCTCACCGGAGGAGCTGCTCGACGCGGCGGCCGTACAGACGCTGCGCCGCCGCGCCGGGCTGCGGCCCGCCGAGGCGGCCCGGCGGCCGCGGCCCGCGCCGCGGGATCCGCGCCCGGCGCCGCCGGATGCCGCCCGGCGGCGGCTCGCGCAGCTGCTGGCGGGCCGCACCGCGGCGGGCGGCGCCAACGGCCGGCGGGGGGCCGCCCCGGATCTGACGGAGCTGCTCCCGCAGTGGCTGGCGGCGGCCGGGCGGCACGGCTACCGGGCTCCGTCGGCCCTGGTCCCGGCCCTGCTGGACGCCGCCCGCGCCCGGACCGACCTGCGCCCGCAGGCGCTGGCCCTGGCCGGGGCGCGGGGGCTGTGGCTGGCCCGGCTGAATCCGGAGTGGCGGTTCGCGCTGCGCGGCGCGGCGGGGGGTAGCGGGGAACTGCCCGACCCCGCGGACCGGGAGGCGGTGGCGCGGCTCTGGGAGGAGGGCCTGTTCGCGGAGCGGGTCGCCCTGCTCGGCGCCGTACGGGCCCACGAGCCGGCGGCCGCACCCCGGCTGCTGGCGACGACCTGGGCCACCGAGCGGGCCGAGGACCGGCTGATGTTCCTCGATTCGCTGAGGGCGGGGCTGTCCGAGGAGGACGAGCCCTTCCTGGAGGCGGCGCTGGGCGACCGCAGCCGCAATGTCCGGGCGACGGCCGCCGAACTACTGTCCGCGCTGCCGGGCTCGGCTCTGGCCGGGCGGATGGCGGAGCGGGCGCTGGCCTGCGTGGGCCCGGAGGCGGTGGTGCCGCCGGCGGAGTGCGACGCGGGGATGCTGCGCGACGGGGTGGTCAAGCGACCGCCCGCCGGACGCGGGGAGCGGGCCTGGTGGCTCGGCCAGCTGGTGGAGGCGGCGCCGCTGTCCTGCTGGCGGGAGCGGTTCGGGGGGCTGGGCCCGGCGGAGATCGTGGCGCTGCCGGTGGCCGAGGGCTGGGCGGAGGAACTGCATGCCGCCTGGTGCCGGGCGGCGGTGCGCCAGCGCGACCCGCAGTGGTCGAAGGCCCTGCTCGGAGCGGCGTCCGCGCCGCCCGCGGCGGGCCCGGGCACGGCCTCGCTGGCGGAGCGGGCCAAGCTGCTGGAGACCCTGCCGGAGGAGGAACGGGCCGAGTGGGTGGCGGAGTTCGTACGCGCCCACGGGCTCTCGGAGGCCTTCCAGCTGCTCGGCGTGTGCCTGGTCCCCTGGGCGGGGGCGCTGGGCCGGGCGGTGGTGGACGCGCTGGACGCGGCGCGTGAGGCGGGCAGTTACCCCTGGAGCTTCAGCGGGGTGATGGGCCTCGCGGAGCGCTGCCTGGACCCTGCGGAGGCGGACCGTCTGGAGGCCCTGACGGCCACCGCCCAGGAGCCCCCGGAGGCCTCACCGGGAGCCGCCGCGTACTGGGCGGAGGCCTTTCAGCGGCTGGTGGCCACCCTTCGGCTCCGCGCGGCCATGCTCACCGAACTGGCCACCGCCCGTCCTTCTTGA
- a CDS encoding cobalamin B12-binding domain-containing protein: MGVTGPIRVVVAKPGLDGHDRGAKVIARALRDAGMEVIYTGLHQTPEQIVDTAIQEDADAIGLSILSGAHNTLFVRVIELLKERDAEDIKVFGGGIIPEDDIAPLKAKGVAEIFTPGATTTAIVDWVNANVRQA, translated from the coding sequence ATGGGTGTGACCGGTCCGATCCGTGTGGTGGTGGCCAAGCCGGGTCTCGACGGCCACGACCGCGGCGCCAAGGTGATCGCGCGAGCGCTGCGCGACGCCGGTATGGAGGTCATCTACACCGGCCTCCACCAGACCCCCGAGCAGATCGTGGACACCGCCATCCAGGAGGACGCGGACGCCATCGGCCTCTCCATCCTCTCCGGGGCGCACAACACGCTCTTCGTCCGCGTCATCGAACTCCTCAAGGAGCGCGACGCGGAGGACATCAAGGTCTTCGGCGGCGGGATCATCCCGGAGGACGACATCGCCCCGCTCAAGGCCAAGGGCGTGGCCGAGATCTTCACCCCCGGCGCCACCACCACCGCCATCGTGGACTGGGTCAACGCCAACGTCCGCCAGGCCTGA
- a CDS encoding triacylglycerol lipase produces MGLTIAPLPAPRTGAALRAAVLEAAVLTGHLLLYPTGIREERPAAQPAARTAGQLPPVLLLHGFTDNRSVFVLLRRALGAGGRRRVETYNYSPFTRDLRVTARHLARRVEELCERTGQDRVDLVGHSLGGLVARYHVQRLGGDARVRTLVTLGTPHGGTRVAPFMDAHPLVRQMRPDSDVMAELRAPAPGCRTRCVAFWSEFDALMTPTGTARIEHPDLEATNIQVTGIGHLALPVHPAVITAVRRALDGPVSATDHAVGATDGATDSTARPGAGAGPRATGTEGRTRVV; encoded by the coding sequence ATGGGGCTGACGATCGCACCGCTGCCCGCGCCGCGCACCGGCGCCGCCCTGCGCGCCGCGGTCCTGGAGGCGGCGGTGCTCACCGGGCACCTCCTCCTCTACCCCACCGGGATACGGGAGGAGCGGCCCGCCGCGCAGCCCGCCGCCCGGACCGCCGGGCAGCTGCCGCCCGTGCTGCTCCTGCACGGCTTCACCGACAACCGCTCGGTCTTCGTCCTGCTGCGCCGCGCCCTCGGCGCGGGTGGCCGGCGGCGCGTGGAGACGTACAACTACTCCCCCTTCACCCGCGACCTGCGCGTCACCGCCCGCCACCTCGCCCGGCGCGTCGAGGAGCTGTGCGAGCGCACCGGCCAGGACCGGGTGGACCTCGTCGGGCACAGCTTGGGCGGGCTGGTGGCGCGGTACCACGTCCAGCGGCTCGGCGGCGACGCGCGCGTGCGGACGCTGGTCACCCTGGGCACCCCGCACGGCGGCACCCGGGTCGCCCCCTTCATGGACGCGCACCCCCTGGTCCGCCAGATGCGCCCGGACTCTGACGTGATGGCCGAGCTGCGCGCGCCCGCGCCCGGCTGCCGGACCCGGTGCGTGGCGTTCTGGAGCGAGTTCGACGCGCTGATGACGCCCACCGGGACGGCCCGGATCGAGCATCCGGACCTGGAGGCGACGAACATCCAGGTCACCGGCATCGGGCATCTCGCCCTCCCCGTCCATCCCGCCGTCATCACCGCCGTCCGGCGCGCCCTCGACGGCCCGGTCAGCGCCACGGACCATGCGGTCGGCGCCACGGACGGCGCCACGGACAGCACGGCCCGCCCCGGCGCCGGCGCGGGACCCCGCGCGACGGGAACCGAAGGGCGGACACGGGTCGTCTGA